One Hypomesus transpacificus isolate Combined female chromosome 21, fHypTra1, whole genome shotgun sequence genomic window, GTACAGCAATGATATTTCGCGTAACAGCCGACTATTCCCACATTCGATTGAATGAAAACACTCTACCGCTTCTGGGCGCAGCCGCTTCCACTGGCGACCGACACCAGACAGCAAGGTGAGAAAACCAAAAAAAGGAAATGCACGGTTTTAACCGTTTCAGTGCTGGACAGAATTGAGTCGTTGTGGTCTCCCTGACTAAAAGCTAGCAACCTTTCCCTCCCTGGCTTACTGGTTAGTTTCAGTCAATGCAGTGGTGTCAAGTGCCGTTGCTACGTCTCTAACAGGCTGGCGGAGGTGGGTCGCTGATCGAGGTTACGCCTGTCTGCACAGCTGTACCTGCCAGACTTCCAAGTGTCAAGATTGTTGTTAGCTTTGTTAGCTGCATTGTCGTTCTGCTAGCTCATACTGATCCACCTGCCCACCTGTTGAAGTGCATTTCAACGACATTAAGGCAAATAGGCTACTGACTTTACAGAATATCATACAAATCAGAGCATTCTCATCAGGCTACAAAGGTGAAGAAACAGCTGTTGACTGACACAGAAAAGCAAGAAAGAACCAAGCAAGAAGAGAGTGTTAGAAGTTGCGTGCTAATTCTCACAAAACACCCACTCATATTTCCCCATTACCACAGATGGCTGGGGGGGATTTAAGTAGTGGCCTGCCTTGCTGGGGATATCAGGTGGTttgggccagtgtgtgtgtgtgtgtgtgtgtgtgtgtgtgtgtgtgtgtgtgtgtgtgtgtgtgtgtgtgtgtgtgtgtgtgtgtgtgtgtgtgtgtgtgtgtgtgtgtgtgtgtgacaaagtaTGTCCTGTttgtgatggatgtgtgtgaacCTACAAGTTATACTAATTCACGGAGGGTTTatgagtgtaagtgtgtgtgtatttgtgtgtatgtatgtgtgtgtgtgtgtgtgtggttgtgggtgtAAGGCAATGTTCTCACAGGGTGAATAGGTTGCGCTTATACAGGTGTTTGGTGGCATATGACTATTGCAGTATTAATTTCTGAGCAGTGTAGAATTGAACCTGTATCCTTTGACTGGAAGGTTTTTATTTTCTGACCGATATCATGCATGCGTGATAGTGTGAGTTTGCACAAGCACGTGGGTAGAGGCTTAGAGACCACTTCTCGTAAATGCTTAGATTAGAAGTATGATTTGAGTTACCTATTTGAAATATAACCATTCCTTTAAATAcctttaattattattaattcaATATTGTAAGATtcttagaaacagaaaacagacaACAAAGACACTGGCTCCTGTGCTAGTTATGACTTCCGAATGTCATACGGCATCAGATCTAGACATCCTCTTGTTGAAACAACTGAGGTTTACACACTACCACAGATGAGCACCATAAATGGGGCCGCCAATAGTTGCATTTCCTGATTGTAAGGCTGGCTGAATGAGTTTAATGAAAACAAATTATATATACATTGTTAGCcaccctgtgtgtgcgtgtgtgtatgtgtgtttgtatataggAATAAAAGGAACAAGCTAATAAGGACTTAATTATAGTTAAGTCAAAAGGGTTAAGGGGTTTTGCATGATGGTTTGGATAATGGCTGCTCAAACACTAAAACAGTGGTTTGCGTGCACACACATCCCCAGTCTGTCTCTGGCCAGTTTCCTGGAAGCATCAGGGACAGACGTGCTGAGTCTAAATGATGATCAGCCTTGCATTTTGATGCACCGCGGTCGCCCACACAGTTTCAGCCAAACTCAAATCCTTTCACACAGCAACCGCACATGTGAGACATACgtgtcctttctctctccctgtctctctctgtctctctctgtctctctctgtctctctctgtctccctccctgtctctctctgtccctttccctgtctctctctgtctttctctgtgtcactgtctctctctctctctttgtgtctctctctgtctcttcctccctgtctttctctgtcgctctctctctttgtgtctctgtctctgtctctctctctctttgtgtctctgcctgtctgtctctgtttgtctctctctgtctctccctctctctttgtgtctctgtctgtctctgtctctgtttgtctcagTCGGTCTCTTCATGtcgatctccctctctctttctctctgtctcacacatacacacagacacacacacatacacaattatTTGGAACAGGCCAGCCTAAGAACTGTGGTAGAGTCAGACAATTGACAGTGCTACTGGAAATGTCCCATTCCAATTGGTGATGGTTCATCAAGACACTAAAGATTGCATATAAGATGTATGCCACCTCCCATTCAAATCAGCTACTGGGAAACTGCGTGCATCAATGTGTGCCAGCACTACAGGCTGTGACACAGTAGCAAACTGCCCAGTCATTTTATAACAGAGATTAGCACTGTCGTTTTCGGTCACGCTAACTACATTGACTTTAGTGTCATCTTCAGTGACAGAAATCTGTCCTGAATCTCGACATTCGCAATTCCTGCGTTTATGAGAAGCAAACTattttttaatctgtatttgagCTGGTAGCAGCTTTGATAGAATTGTTGACAGTAGTGTACTGAATTCTATTTTTAGGACAACCTAGAATTTTAAACTGTGTATACTGTATGGAGAACACCTAGAATTTTAAACTGTGTCTACTGATAGGTGGTACGCTATCAAAACACAAGGGTGTTACTGTGCAGATGTTCCAAAAATGTGAATTATTTTCACCTCCTTATGTTTGGAACAATAAATTGTTCTTTCAGACCTGAAAACATTATTTACACATATTGATCCTTTTTTCTGAGGTATCTTCTATTGTGGCACATGGTTCTAAATGCTACATATTTGCCAAAAGAGTATATAGAAGCAAATGATATCTGTGGTGCTGTCCTTAGCATTTTAGGAAATGAAAATGTGGCGTTGGCCCCATTATCCACACCCAACCCTTCCACCTCACATTCACTTCTGCTTTTGTCCCTCAAAGAGGAACATCTACAACTGACCATATGGCTGCACCTATAGCGAAgtgggaaaaaaacaacaatgtgACAATCATGTTTGGGTAAAAATACAATTGAGGTATTTTTCCTAGGAAACTGTACACTCACAATTATTCACCGTTTGCAACCTTGCGACCTAAAACAGAACTTGTTCTATCATTTTTTCGTGTACTGCCTTTACTCACCCATTGTAACCTAGAACTTTCAAGTTAGTTAGGATTAATACCGCACACTTTAGAAAATGATGGACACACAGCTTTATATAGTAGGTCCTCTACTAGTAGCAACGTTTTAAAATCCCACCGTAAgacatttcttttttctttttgtttatgTTTGTCGTGTCCTATAAACATGTCTAGTTGGTTATATGTTTTGACTGTACAGCACTGTGGtcgacatacagtgccctccaaaagtattggaacagtgaggcgaattcctttatttttgctgtagactgaaaacatttgggcttgacatcaaataatgaacgtgagaccagagatcaacgtttcagcttttatttccaggtatttacatcaggatctgatgcacaactaagacaatatcacattttgtttgaatccacccatttgtcatgtgatcaaaagtattggaacagatatacttaaaacatatttaagtgaataagacttaatatttagttgcaaatcctttgctttcaataactgcagcaagtctgtgacccattgacgtcaccaaacttttgcattcttcctttttgatgctttcccaggctttcactgcagcctctttcagttgttgtttgttttgtggggttcctcccttcagtctcctcttaagcaggtaaaatgcatgctctatagggtttaagtctggagattgacttggccagtctaataccttccatttcttgcccctgatgaactcctttgttgttttggcagtgtgttttgggtcgttatcttgctgcatgatgaaggctctgccaatcagtttggttgcatctttccttaaattggcagacaaaatgtttctgtagacttccgagttcattttgctgctgccatcatgtgttacatcctcaatgaagattaatgagcccgtcccagaagaagccatgcaagcccaagccatgacattacctccaccgtgtttcacagatgagcttgtgtgtttgggatcatgagcagttcctttctttctccaaactttaacctttccatcactttggtaaaagttaatctttgtctcatcagtccataaaactttgtcccagaatttttgaggttcatctctgtactttttggcaaattccagcctggccttcctattcttcttgctaatgagtggtttgcatcttctggtgtagcccttgtacttttgttcatgaagtcttctgcgaacagtagatagtgataccttcactcctgccatctggaggttgttgctgatctcactaacagttgttttagggtctttctttacagctctcacaatgtttctgtcatcaactgctgatgttttccttggtctacctgttcgacgtctgttacttagtacaccagtagttttcttcttcttcaggacattccaaatggttgtactggctatggccaatgtttctgcaatggctctgattgattttccatcttctctaagactcacaattgcttgtttttcacccaaagacagcgctctggttttcatgttgttttcacctctgaatacagtctgcatagacaaaacctatcttacccaatctgaacctgagtgtagacattcagtggtatttattgattgaatactgtatgtaataggacacacctgggcaacaaaacacacctgtcagtcacatgttccaatacttttgctcacgtgacaaatgggtgggttcgaacaaaaaggtgatattttctaatttgtgcatcagatcctgatgtaaatacctggaaataaaagctgaaacgttgatctctggtttcacattcatcgtttgatgtcaagcccaaatgttttcagtctacagcaaaaataaaggaattggcctcactgttccaatacttttggagggcactgtacgttATTTAAAAATGTGCtttgtaaatacatttgactttGACACTGAAATTCAATGCATTTTTATCCTGGACCTGAAGATTGCAAAAGGTACTGAAATttaaaagggggggaggggggggggggtaggcttTCTATGGGTTCTGTGTTTAACAGTTGCCAGTAGACACTAAACACAACATATCCATACATGTATTGTCTAATAAATCAAACCAGACACCCCCAGTTGCAGGCATCCTTGTGGAGGCTTGTACTGATGCGACTCCACTGCGACTCTCCAATGAACGGCCTCTAAACAGTCTTGTCACAACAGATGTCCCATTTACCAGTAGAAATCTCTCATCGTTGTTCTGCTCCTATCTTGCCTGCACCTGTCACACATGACATTTCTGAGGTACACAAAACAGTTTGAAGCTGTCAATCAGAAACAGAACGTTGGTTGTGAAATGCAATTACTCACTTGTCGACACTCATCAGATGTTTAGCCTAGTGTATGCacgtaattgtgtgtgtgtgtgtgtataatatgGAATGTTTGGGAGTGTTTTagagaaggatgtgtgtgtgtgtaatagctTCTTACTCAGCTCTAACAGTCATCCTCTCGCTCCTCCTTTTTCCCCTCAGTGACCTGTCAGTGACCTTGTAGGACTAACAAGCCATTGACCAGGATTGGGGTTTATTAATTAACAATTCAATGAATTCAACATTTTCCAAAGGTGTAGGGTAATTAAAAGATGAATAAAGAGGTTAATAAATGTGAATTGCTCTGTTAATTTGTGAACAGGGCCTGTTACTCTGGATCCTAGTCATGTTTTTAGCAGACCACTAGCTTCTTGTCTCTGAACGACCTTTGACCTTCCACACCATTGTACCCCACTCTGCACCCCAGGAACGTATTAAATAATTAGTCTAAATAATAAACATTGTCTGGAATACAAAGGATGCCAGTGCACAAAGGATATTTTTTTATGCAAATTAAGAAGCATACACATATTATTCCAAAAACCCTTAATTTATTAGGAATGGGCTGAATGACAAAATTAAGCCTAATTAAATCAAATTAGTCTGGAAAATCTGACTAAATCAAATTATAAATCCCGCACTTCCGACTTTTAGCCTTTTGTTCAGATTGGCACAGCGAGTCGCCCGTGGAGATGAAGGGGAAGTGGTAAGGACGGCTCCATATGCGTTTTGTCTGCCTGAGGGGACAGTTAGGCCGACCGTCTTTTCCTGCCACGCTCATTTGGCCCCAGCAATGCTTTCTGTCTTGTGCTAAAGGTCTCGCACCGCTACAAGGGTCCTTACCACTATCTTGGAGCTATGAACGAGGATATGGCGATTAAGCGCGCCTTCATTATAGCGATTACGTACACAAGGCGAGTCCTTTTTTTCCCACGGGCGGCCAGATAACGAcaggggaaggaagggggttTGGAGATGGGGATGGACCGTTTCGCGGAGgaaatgagaagagagagagagggggttacGAAAAAACAGTTGTCTGCTAATTCTAGTGACCCTCGCGCACTATAGGGACTGACTAAGAAGCCtcccgcctcccccctccctacttAATTTGTTGAGTTAGGAAGGGAGCGAGTTGTTTCGCCTCGCGGGGACAGTTTGCGCTTTGCCCCGGCAGACACTGCTACCTGACTCACCGCACCTACAGGCCGCTTCTGGTTCACCGGGCTTTGAGCGCAGAAGACCTTGCCCAAGAAGACATGCACAGGGACATTCTTCGCGGTTCATTTAGCCACGCTGGCCAGTGTTAAGTGCTCGGCAGTCGCCTTTATAAGGGTTTAGAGGGAAGGCAGAAAGGGAGGCAGAAAAGATGGAGTTGAACTCACCGTGCGTGAAGGCCACAGACGCATCATACACCTTTAGGCTGCTTATTGTTTTGCCCTTTCCTAACTGAGCACTCAACTTTGAAGTAACATAACTAATTATAGCGAACGAACAAAGAACAGACACGTGGACTTGAACCAAGTAGGTCAACGCACGCAGGGGTGCCGTATAGGGGCGAAAAGttaggacgattctaagggcccctggctgacaggggcccccaaaATTAGAAAAactaatataaataataataaaaaaatgatcATCCTCCGCCCCTGAACGCACAGTCTACgagtaaatataaatatttttctCTCACATCAACAGAATTAAGAGACAATTCTGTCCACAACATACATGTGCACCTTGCAAGCTCTGCTCAATACATAACAGTTGATGGGCCCTAAAGCCTAAAATAGTGTAAATAGATCAATAATGTATAACTACTCTGTATTCATTTGCTTTTGTTTAGACTTTGCTAGAatgtacatttgtttgtttttcacctTCACAAATGACCTGAAGCTTGAACCACTCCCACATGTTGGCCTCATTCCATATTTCTCCTTGACTTGGCACTTGctgttcacctctctctctctcttttgctctctctttcggtctctctttcgctctcactctctctctctctctctctctctctctctgcccgcaTGTCTCTCCGTTCATGTCATTCTAACTTTTTACCTCCCGatacctcaccctctccctttctctctctcctcccaatcCCTCCCTCGTGcacctctcattctctctctctcattctagctttctctttctttcttctctcattctctctccctctctctgtgctggcCTGCTAGGGGCCTTGGTTGCCCAGTGCCCCATGAGCCAACAGGTTCAAACTGGCCCCTCCCACAGCATCGCCATAGGCATCATGCTCACCCCCCATGGTTGATTGCACCCACGGGCTCTGCCAAACTGCTCTTTCTCCAGTCCTTCATCCCTTCTTTCACCTTCTGGAAAACCAAATTAAATCTGTCAAGCCACATTACCCTTCCCCTCAACGAGAACGAGGAAAATCGTCTGTATGAGCTGAaaagtgtgtgcgtatgtgtgtacgtgtggcaCATGTTGTCAATGTGCGAACATGTGTGTATGGCATAGTGTTTGTAGAAGATGTGAGTGTGACCATGTGTAAGTGAATGCAAGACGACATTATGTACACAGACTGTATTATCAgcatacattttcttaaattaaTATTGTTGTGAAGCAATGATGATTTATCTGAAGCAAAATCGCCTAATCAGTCCAAGAAAATGTCGAAGGCACAACACATTTTGAAGGGTTGCCTATAGGGTGGTGAAGATATTGCACCTTACGGCATTACAAACGCGCTCTGTGCCAAACATACTCAATCATGatctattacagttttttacaatcgctatgacagttttttctatacctttaacaagtttcctaaactcttaatacagttagcacaacatccgtctgtgtaggctgtacaattaacacatttcttgttgctttgacacaaaatgcttacagtaaacacaaattttaaatgcttgaacatcttttacacacaagctcaaccaagaccaaaacaattgaTTTTTACTGCCTAATTTaacaatgctttcacactgtcagcaaaacagataacatcatgttcaaaacctaaattattggctacagtcaaagtgaacagctgtttatattctgaattgaaacacaaatatatcccctgtattgtATTCCATTGTTACAGTGAAACagctgaagttatgcaaatactgtacatcacagctgattcccaactaggaaacactcaggtgttgaggttctttcaattgcatgaccatatggtatagacagtaaagagaacctctttgggctgatcttgtgtggaaaaagaacaatatagagcaacacaaagAAAGCAAGAATACAGTAATGCTGCACGAgggagacaagtaccaggacaagggagaggaagacaagtaccaggacaagagataagagtgggacaagggagaggagttagaatgtgtggtggggctcagagaagggccagagctagggtaatactgtaaatggaagctatattgcatatttcttgcagtaatgtcctgttgcaaatgaagcctttactgcagcaattatgtttgtcttctttttttcaatacagtaactgtACATTCTATgaagctactctgagatgggtcattcattttttgttctgaatttatgCAGCAAAAGAAACTAAATGCTCGCATTtacaaaacccaacaaaacaaaaatgtagagaggCTTTAAAAGAAACTTACAAAAACACTctataatccatatactgtgagacctgacacatacctgcataaatgaatgcagtttcagtaattccatctgatgttagtgttttttatgacattgtgcaatgattgactaaatgttcctgtgaaaagagaatgtgtgttagtgtttggtagacatggtgtcatgttgagtctatttttgtgttatgacaattattgtttgagtttagtttacaatgtgtgattttgagcatgaaattaacagttttgccaattgtgtgtggtaggtgtgttggtgcgttaagagtttagaaaacttgttaaggtattgaaaaaactgtcatagcggtTGTGAAAAACTTGAAGTTCTGAGTAATTACAATACAGACATTTTTTATCCTGTCGGAAGAAAGTCCCCAAATGACAGCAAACCACATCATatggggttgggtggggggtcCTCTCATTGATCAAAAATCTAGACCTTGTAATGAGGTCAGGGACCCTCTCAGGACAGAGCTGTCTATTTGgcatcactctcttcctctgtagTTTAGTCAGCAGCAGAGGAGGGTGGATATGAGGTCAGGAGGATGAGGTTGGGGTGCTGAGTGATGTAGCTTGTACGTGACCATTCAAAATAAACCGAGAAAACCTTCTAAAAGGGTCGTCTCAACCAACTGTTGCGAGAATTCTCTCATGTGAAATGCAAACTCAATTATTAGCTGTGGAAGAGAGCAATAGAAAACAATAAACGGGAATCATTTGTGTCCAGAGAATTCCTTAAAAACATGCAAGTCATGAAACCACACCGAAATCAAAGAATGTCCTATGGTTCTAAATATCTAAATATGACCTCATGTCTAAACACATCAAAATGTGTTGTCCATGCAATTGTGTAAAGCTTCCATGAAATGAGCGGCTTTGGGTTAGGCATACATGTATTTTAAGTATCATtgtcagtaggcctacatgtgcaatattacatttggTTTACAGTTGTATTACTCACAATCGGTTTTAGGCGAGAATAACGATAACACTGAACTACAGCGCTGCAGTGAGGACGGTTAAAAATCCTGTGTTGCTTAGGCTACAGGGGATATTGAAAGTAAACTGATGCTGGAGGAAAACTTTCCCCCGTAACAGGCAGGTATAGACTATGATAACATCCACTCGGGGGAACGGGTAGAAGGTTGGAAGTCGAACAAGGAGAGGGGAGCGTGTGGGTGGATGCCTTGCTATGCATGCTAGTGATTCAGAGGTCATTATCATACACAGGAGACAGAGACGTCTTTCTCTTCTATCAAACCAGGTGTGCGCGGGgagtcgccccccccccccccccccccaaacaccctACCTCAGGTGacgttgtttatttatttatgccgACATGGTTTCTATGGGCACTTACAAGTCTTGCAGTCACAACGTGGTGCGTTAGGTTCTAACGTTAAGTCTCCGTGCGTAAACAGTGTGGGAAGAAAAGTGGAAGGAGATGTTGAAAAAGTGGACCAATTCAGCCTTTTCACGTGTTCATGTGATGCTGTCGGATTGTTATTTTTAGTCAGGACGGGTTATTCTGGATTAATCGCACTATAGTGCCACATTCGCCTCTCAACCGCCCACTCTTCTGCCTGCAGGAGCGAAGGAGTAGCAGGACCTACTACCCCACCTCTCAGTGCTAGGAGGCGTGATCCTGGAAGCGGTCCAAAATGGGATTGGCTTCCCGCTtttcacacacagaggaactGATGCGCCAGGATAACCATATATGGACTGTTATAGATGTATGACTCAGTCCGGCCTTATCGATAGGTCCAAATTGATACTGGATAGAACCCTTGTCTATCGAAGCAAACGGCGATGGACAATGACCGTTGTTCTTGATCTAAAATCAATATATTTACGTGACTTTATTTGATGCAACGTCACTTTTCTCACGGTATAGAACCATTTTTGTGTGATAAACTTCATACTAGGGATGGAAGGCAGAAAAATTACTTTCCATATAAAGAAACATTTAATAACACTTCTATGGGCCACAAGTGAATATGTAATAGTCTAACATATTTTGCTGAGTTTGCTATTGGCTAGTGGTTGGAACATGGTGAAATAAATACGAAACTCGGGTGTTTGACGCAGAACCTATATTGTTACACCATACTATCTCCTtaactttcctctctccccacactgTTTACTACCGCCTAGGTTCCTGGCAACACCGTCATCTACTTCTTGGGGCGTGGAATAACAGCCAACCAATCGCTGAAGAAGAAGAGAGCCTGTATAAAGCAGACCGTAGCGCATGAAAAGGCAGAACACACGAGTAGCACTTCAACAAGGGACTAGCTGTCAGTGCTCAAAGACATTTCCGACACTGTGTGGAATAATACATCCTCTAAGAATAGTCAACGGACATCACTGACAGGACAGTCAAGACAAACACGACGTCTATTTCCTTGGTACAGTAGAGTTCTACTATTTTGGAAGTTTTGCTCTGTTTTTGATAACTTTGGGCTTCAACATAGAGTAGGCAACAGCGGGACTTTTGGTGCTGGAAAAGACAAACTAAAGGGCTAGCCCTACGACACTGAAGACATCGCAGTGTCCATCATATTTGCAGCCTCGCTTCTTACTGTCTGCTTTGAATAATGTCCACAATAATGGAACAGCCTTTTTATCATGACGACACGTTTCTCTCTGCTTATGGTCATTCAGGCGCTGCCCTGCACGACTACAAGCTCCTCAAGCAGAACATGAACTTGAACTTCGCCGAGTCATATCGAAACCAAAACATCAAATCTCAACTGCGCGCAGAGAGCGAATTCTATCCGGCTAGGAGCGCAGACGTTGGGTCGCTCAAACTTGCCTCTCCGGAACTGGAGCGACTGATCATCCAAAACAGCAACGGGGTCATCACTACAACACCAACTCCTGGCCAGTATTTCTACAGTAGAGGAATCACAGAGGAGCAAGAGGGCTTCGCTGACGGTTTTGTCAAAGCACTGGACGACCTCCACAAGATGAACCAGATGCCACCGCCAAACGTGTCCATCGGAAACGGCGGGGCGTCCACATGCCCGGTGGCCTCGGTGTTTGGGTCATCCATGCAGCCGGAGCACCTTGAGTACACCACCCTAAACAGCTGCACTCCGAACACTAACTTGACCTCCGCATCCAGCTACCCCTCTGCCACCATCAGCTACCTGCCCCATCAGTACCAGCACCACCAAGCCGCTGCGCACGCTTCTCACCACTTCCAGCACCCTTTGTCCGGAGCGAGTCTGCACACACAGCGCTTTGGCGTAATGAAAGAGGAGCCACAGACCGTTCCTGACATGCAGAGCAGCGATGGTTCCCCACCCATGTCCCCAATCAACATGGAGAACCAGGAGCGTATCAAGGCTGAGCGTAAGAGGCTGAGGAACCGGCTAGCTGCGACCAAGTGCCGGCGGCGCAAGCTGGAGCGCATCTCACGTCTTGAAGACAAGGTGAAAGGGCTCAAGACGGACAATGCAGGGCTATCGAGCACCGCTTCAGTCCTGCGCGAGCAGGTGGCCCAACTCAAACAAAAAGTAA contains:
- the junba gene encoding junB proto-oncogene, AP-1 transcription factor subunit a isoform X1 → MSTIMEQPFYHDDTFLSAYGHSGAALHDYKLLKQNMNLNFAESYRNQNIKSQLRAESEFYPARSADVGSLKLASPELERLIIQNSNGVITTTPTPGQYFYSRGITEEQEGFADGFVKALDDLHKMNQMPPPNVSIGNGGASTCPVASVFGSSMQPEHLEYTTLNSCTPNTNLTSASSYPSATISYLPHQYQHHQAAAHASHHFQHPLSGASLHTQRFGVMKEEPQTVPDMQSSDGSPPMSPINMENQERIKAERKRLRNRLAATKCRRRKLERISRLEDKVKGLKTDNAGLSSTASVLREQVAQLKQKVMTHVNSGCQLMITSKIKSY
- the junba gene encoding junB proto-oncogene, AP-1 transcription factor subunit a isoform X2, producing MNLNFAESYRNQNIKSQLRAESEFYPARSADVGSLKLASPELERLIIQNSNGVITTTPTPGQYFYSRGITEEQEGFADGFVKALDDLHKMNQMPPPNVSIGNGGASTCPVASVFGSSMQPEHLEYTTLNSCTPNTNLTSASSYPSATISYLPHQYQHHQAAAHASHHFQHPLSGASLHTQRFGVMKEEPQTVPDMQSSDGSPPMSPINMENQERIKAERKRLRNRLAATKCRRRKLERISRLEDKVKGLKTDNAGLSSTASVLREQVAQLKQKVMTHVNSGCQLMITSKIKSY